CGCCAGAAAAATGCCGTTAACGTCCTGGCCAAAAACCTGATTGTGTTCGCGCTCTCGACGATTGCCTTCTGGGTAATTGGTTGGGGACTGATGTTCGGGGATGGCACACCCTGGATTGGCACCCAGGGTTTATTCTTCCTATCAGGAGCTGACAACAGTCCTGCTACGGGGGATGCCTACCAAGGTGTCTACAGTGCCATTAGCTGGACGGGTGTGCCGCTGAATGCCAAATTCTTCTTCCAATTGGTGTTTGCTGGCACCGCTGCCACCATCGTTTCTGGAGCAGTTGCGGAACGGATTAAGTTCGTTGACTTTTTGATCTTCAGCTTGCTGTTAGTGGGTATTGCCTACCCCATCACTGGCCACTGGATTTGGGGGGGAGGTTGGCTCGCCAAGTTGGGCATGTGGGATTTTGCTGGATCGACCGTGGTTCATGCCGTTGGCGGTTGGTCTGCCTTGATGGGGGCTGCATTCCTTGGCCCCCGGATTGGCAAGTACAGCTCAAACGGCAGCCCCAATGCCATGCCCGGTCACAACATGAGCATTGCCACCCTGGGTTGCATCATTCTCTGGCTCGGCTGGTTCGGATTTAACCCCGGCTCAACGATGGGGGTTGGGGATGGTTCCTTAATTGCCCATATTGCCCTGACAACCAATACGGCGGCAGCGTTTGGTGGAGTTGCGGCAACGATTACTGCCTGGTTGGTGTTAGGAAAACCTGATCTGTCGATGATTATTAATGGGATTCTAGCCGGACTGGTGGCCATTACCGCTCCCTGTGCCTTTGTCAGTCTTGGGTCTGCCGCCGTTATTGGTGCCATTGGAGGGGTTCTGGTCGTGTTTGCAGTTGGCTTTTTTGATAGCATCAAGCTCGATGATCCAGTGGGAGCTACCTCTGTTCACTTAGTCAATGGTGTGTGGGGTACCCTTGCGGTTGGCTTGTTTGCGGTTGGCCCTGGAACCCCTCTCTATGGGGAAGGTTTAGGCCCGGCGGCGGGTCTGTTCTTTGGAGGTGGTTTCACTCAACTTTGGTATC
Above is a genomic segment from Neosynechococcus sphagnicola sy1 containing:
- a CDS encoding ammonium transporter yields the protein MLNQTLRKNSPKRRSRQTSLRWDSQWLSPRWYAERLTPSWQACIPLGLLILLGWGYAAVAQAPVETVQLTIESVNETANGLKVGLDTMWVMITAMLVFFMNAGFCMLETGFCRQKNAVNVLAKNLIVFALSTIAFWVIGWGLMFGDGTPWIGTQGLFFLSGADNSPATGDAYQGVYSAISWTGVPLNAKFFFQLVFAGTAATIVSGAVAERIKFVDFLIFSLLLVGIAYPITGHWIWGGGWLAKLGMWDFAGSTVVHAVGGWSALMGAAFLGPRIGKYSSNGSPNAMPGHNMSIATLGCIILWLGWFGFNPGSTMGVGDGSLIAHIALTTNTAAAFGGVAATITAWLVLGKPDLSMIINGILAGLVAITAPCAFVSLGSAAVIGAIGGVLVVFAVGFFDSIKLDDPVGATSVHLVNGVWGTLAVGLFAVGPGTPLYGEGLGPAAGLFFGGGFTQLWYQFIGSLAVGGITVLLSTIFWVVLKAFLGIRVEPQEELEGLDIGEHGMEAYSGFLKESGVGPAGIS